The Blastocatellia bacterium genome has a window encoding:
- a CDS encoding transposase, translating into MSGKPKRKYSPTEKVAILRKHLIEKVAISKVCEENRLQPKLFYKWQQEFFERGEMVFGTRGNGVGQNKEAKEKDEKIKLLEEKLVRKNEVVSELMEELIKAKKGTGVL; encoded by the coding sequence ATGTCAGGAAAACCCAAAAGAAAATATAGTCCAACAGAGAAAGTAGCAATACTAAGGAAACATTTGATAGAAAAAGTAGCAATATCAAAAGTATGTGAAGAAAATCGATTACAACCCAAGTTATTTTATAAATGGCAACAAGAATTTTTTGAGAGAGGAGAAATGGTATTTGGAACAAGAGGAAATGGAGTAGGACAAAATAAAGAAGCAAAAGAAAAAGATGAAAAAATAAAATTATTAGAAGAGAAATTAGTACGAAAAAATGAAGTAGTATCAGAGTTAATGGAAGAATTGATAAAAGCAAAAAAAGGAACTGGGGTACTCTGA